The following proteins are encoded in a genomic region of Spirosoma sp. SC4-14:
- a CDS encoding glycosyltransferase, whose translation MKPKVLIFHPALAPYRIDQFNNLQRLFNVHLVFVFDNVWNHRFDQKKLLSQLNCEYSFLLVGPRYKGRVFRFGILNTINRFKPDLIISYEYSIITFYLILLRKLKLVKTPLASTIDDSIDICKNIQSKIRSLSRLFSLNNLDYLIVLSREVAEYYQNTFSFPSSRIITSPILQDENRIKAKKYELEVMAKVYQDKYELNNKKVLLFVGRLIKEKAVFNFISTIKQLLIKNNDLSVVIVGDGEEYECIQDYIRSFNLEQKVILPGRYESVELYAWYLTASAFFLPSTFEPFGAVVNEALIFGLPVFCSKYAGASSLINHNTGITYDPLDKIETVERLDLFLEQVRIVSNIDINLHQSLMELSENNFESEWQKFFN comes from the coding sequence ATGAAACCAAAAGTTCTGATATTTCATCCTGCACTTGCCCCATATAGGATTGATCAATTTAATAATTTACAAAGGCTATTTAATGTTCATTTAGTTTTTGTTTTCGATAATGTTTGGAACCACCGGTTTGATCAGAAAAAATTACTTTCTCAACTAAATTGTGAATATTCTTTTTTATTAGTTGGCCCTAGATATAAAGGCCGAGTTTTTCGTTTTGGTATATTAAATACCATTAATAGATTTAAACCAGACTTAATAATAAGCTATGAGTATTCTATAATAACTTTTTATTTGATTTTACTTAGAAAGCTAAAACTTGTAAAAACACCTTTAGCTTCAACTATTGATGATAGCATTGATATTTGTAAAAATATACAATCGAAGATAAGGTCATTGTCTAGATTGTTTTCTCTTAATAACTTAGATTATCTTATTGTTCTCTCTCGTGAAGTTGCAGAATATTACCAAAATACTTTCTCTTTTCCGTCTTCTAGAATTATAACCTCGCCCATATTACAAGATGAAAATAGAATTAAGGCAAAGAAGTATGAATTGGAAGTAATGGCTAAAGTGTACCAGGATAAATACGAATTAAATAATAAAAAAGTTTTATTATTTGTTGGGAGACTAATTAAAGAAAAAGCGGTTTTTAATTTTATAAGTACAATTAAACAGTTATTAATTAAGAATAACGATTTATCAGTTGTTATTGTTGGTGATGGAGAAGAATACGAGTGCATTCAAGATTATATTAGATCATTTAATCTTGAGCAAAAAGTTATTCTTCCTGGTCGATATGAATCAGTAGAGCTTTATGCATGGTATTTAACTGCATCAGCCTTCTTTTTACCCAGTACTTTCGAACCTTTTGGAGCTGTTGTTAATGAAGCCCTAATTTTTGGTTTGCCTGTATTTTGCTCTAAATATGCGGGCGCATCTAGTTTAATTAATCATAATACTGGTATTACGTATGACCCACTAGATAAGATTGAGACGGTTGAGAGGTTAGATCTATTTTTAGAACAGGTTAGAATTGTGTCTAATATAGATATTAATTTACATCAATCGTTAATGGAATTATCCGAAAATAACTTCGAGTCAGAATGGCAAAAATTTTTCAATTAA
- a CDS encoding glycosyltransferase family 4 protein has translation MAKIFQLITSINLGGAENIAFQLSEFCNQTEKGDKHDIFIIELFPSSSEYAIKKREELKAKDIKLITLVNASKRVALLFAPFRLFHFVNKEQPDIIHSHTDLPDFVLSNTLRLLSLLTRVKPKIVRTIQNTKLWDTHPKLGKFTESYIADSVVVGVSENALQAYKEMRLSFKQSICNDLRIIYNSSKTPKTDTLPFEIDPSKINIAFCARFEHQKGIDVLADRILSINQKYNSLFNFYLIGHGTYEGKLKKIFDSHTNVYIYKPILNIADKFHNFDFIIMPSRFEGLVITSVEASFAKVPVIAAYAPGLTETLPQDWPLFFKLDDEIELLDIFDSLVNNKYDLNKLKAHAFNYVKDKFSFDTMINNYSKIYSNLTVS, from the coding sequence ATGGCAAAAATTTTTCAATTAATTACTTCCATTAATTTAGGTGGCGCAGAGAACATTGCTTTCCAGTTATCTGAGTTTTGCAACCAAACAGAGAAAGGGGACAAGCATGATATTTTTATTATAGAACTTTTTCCTTCTAGTAGTGAATATGCTATTAAAAAAAGAGAAGAATTAAAAGCAAAAGACATAAAGCTAATAACTTTAGTAAATGCTTCTAAAAGAGTAGCTTTACTGTTTGCACCATTTCGTTTATTTCATTTTGTAAATAAGGAACAACCTGACATAATACATTCTCATACGGACTTACCCGATTTTGTTCTCTCTAACACTTTACGACTATTATCATTGTTGACTAGAGTAAAGCCCAAAATTGTTAGAACAATTCAGAATACTAAATTGTGGGACACTCATCCAAAATTGGGAAAATTTACAGAATCCTATATTGCCGATTCTGTTGTAGTTGGGGTATCTGAGAATGCTTTACAAGCATATAAAGAAATGCGGTTAAGTTTTAAACAAAGTATATGCAATGATCTACGTATAATTTATAACTCCTCTAAAACGCCTAAAACCGATACACTACCATTTGAAATTGATCCTTCTAAAATTAATATTGCATTCTGTGCTAGGTTTGAGCATCAAAAAGGAATTGATGTGTTAGCAGATAGAATTTTATCTATTAATCAAAAATATAATAGTTTATTTAACTTTTATCTTATTGGACATGGCACTTATGAGGGAAAACTAAAGAAAATATTTGATTCACATACTAATGTTTATATTTACAAACCTATATTGAATATTGCTGACAAGTTTCATAACTTTGATTTTATAATTATGCCTTCAAGATTTGAAGGGTTAGTTATTACATCTGTCGAAGCCTCTTTTGCTAAGGTACCCGTCATTGCAGCTTATGCACCTGGACTAACTGAAACACTTCCTCAAGATTGGCCATTATTCTTTAAGCTGGATGATGAAATAGAACTTTTAGATATATTTGATTCTCTTGTTAACAATAAATATGACTTGAATAAACTAAAAGCACATGCTTTCAACTATGTAAAAGATAAATTTTCATTTGATACAATGATTAATAATTATTCTAAAATATATTCTAACTTGACTGTTAGCTAA
- a CDS encoding glycosyltransferase: MKILFIHTFYQIKGGEDNVFQQEFNLFKQVHNTKSLIFNNKSGVIGFFQFIFSVYNFISSKKLASIIKKYHPDIIHIHNFHYSASPTIIRTARSLNIPVVLTIHNYRLLCPSGSLMDNGEIFTDSVNSSFPWKAIQKKVFHNSYLMTFWLAFVVWFHKRIGTWNLVDRYIVLSEFAKDLFVSSSLGVPSEKFVVKPNFVTQPISYSAERKPHFLFIGRLSQEKGIEVLLNTFLNSHYTIKIAGDGPLVEKVKKVSEANATIHYLGILNKEEVIQEMQQCQALIFPSIWYEGMPMTIIEAFSLGTPVIASNLGAMASMIQDGYNGFHFTPGDSDSLLTMLDKWSSLTDVKKQLFYKNALDTYRKNYTPEANYEMLMDIYQAVIDSHAKTKQPEAIV, encoded by the coding sequence ATGAAAATTCTTTTTATTCATACTTTTTATCAAATTAAAGGAGGAGAAGACAATGTTTTTCAACAGGAATTTAATTTATTCAAGCAAGTTCATAATACTAAGTCTCTTATTTTCAACAATAAGTCTGGAGTAATTGGTTTTTTTCAATTTATTTTTAGTGTTTATAATTTTATTTCTTCAAAAAAATTAGCATCAATTATTAAAAAATATCATCCAGACATAATTCACATTCATAACTTTCATTATTCTGCTAGTCCAACTATTATACGAACTGCACGCTCATTGAATATTCCTGTAGTTCTTACTATACACAATTATAGGCTATTATGCCCATCTGGATCGCTGATGGATAATGGTGAAATTTTCACAGACAGTGTTAATTCTTCTTTTCCTTGGAAGGCGATTCAGAAAAAAGTTTTTCATAATTCTTATCTTATGACTTTCTGGCTTGCGTTTGTTGTTTGGTTTCACAAACGTATTGGTACCTGGAATCTTGTTGACCGATATATTGTATTATCAGAATTTGCTAAAGATCTTTTTGTTTCATCTTCGCTTGGTGTTCCATCTGAAAAGTTTGTTGTAAAGCCGAATTTTGTTACTCAACCAATTTCTTATTCAGCAGAGCGTAAGCCTCATTTTTTATTTATTGGCCGCTTAAGTCAAGAAAAAGGCATAGAAGTATTATTAAATACTTTTCTCAACTCTCATTATACTATTAAAATTGCGGGTGATGGCCCGCTTGTTGAAAAGGTAAAAAAGGTCAGTGAGGCTAATGCAACTATTCATTATCTGGGGATTCTGAATAAGGAAGAAGTTATTCAAGAAATGCAGCAATGTCAGGCTCTGATTTTTCCGTCTATTTGGTATGAAGGTATGCCTATGACTATTATTGAGGCATTTTCATTGGGCACGCCTGTAATTGCTAGTAATCTTGGTGCTATGGCGTCTATGATCCAGGATGGCTACAATGGTTTTCACTTCACTCCTGGCGATTCTGACTCATTGCTTACAATGCTTGATAAATGGTCGTCCCTGACGGATGTGAAGAAGCAACTTTTCTACAAGAATGCCCTGGATACCTATCGGAAAAACTATACACCTGAAGCCAATTATGAGATGTTGATGGATATTTATCAAGCTGTAATTGATAGCCATGCTAAAACGAAGCAGCCAGAAGCTATTGTATAA
- a CDS encoding WecB/TagA/CpsF family glycosyltransferase — protein sequence MLLEEQPITTNQQSVDKRIRLISLDVSTGSYEQTQEWIINAAHRHESRMVCFANVHMTVEAERDKAFAQVVNSADRVCTDGLPLTWAMRLLHKRHQDQVTGPDTLNNMVKRAAEEQLPIFFYGSTPDVLAKAVAVCRQRYPNIQIAGTISPPFRKLTPDEEADIVDQINQSGARLVFVALGCPKQERWMAHMRGRVQAVMLGIGGALPILAGVTTRPPRWIQRIGMEWFYRLALEPRRLFKRYAVTNSLYIWYVGRKWVTGVTQQPA from the coding sequence ATGCTACTCGAAGAACAGCCGATTACAACCAATCAACAGTCAGTAGACAAGCGTATCCGATTAATCAGCCTCGACGTTTCAACAGGATCTTACGAACAGACCCAGGAGTGGATTATCAATGCCGCTCATCGCCATGAGTCCCGAATGGTCTGTTTTGCCAACGTACACATGACGGTTGAAGCCGAACGAGACAAAGCCTTTGCTCAGGTAGTGAATTCGGCCGACCGGGTATGTACGGACGGACTCCCCTTAACCTGGGCCATGCGGCTACTCCACAAACGGCATCAGGATCAGGTAACAGGCCCCGATACCCTCAACAATATGGTGAAACGGGCAGCCGAAGAGCAATTGCCAATATTCTTTTATGGCTCAACGCCTGATGTGCTGGCCAAAGCAGTGGCCGTATGCCGCCAACGTTACCCTAACATCCAGATTGCCGGTACCATTTCTCCACCTTTTCGAAAACTAACACCAGACGAAGAGGCTGACATTGTCGATCAAATCAACCAATCGGGTGCCAGGCTGGTATTTGTGGCCTTAGGATGCCCGAAGCAGGAGCGCTGGATGGCACACATGCGGGGGCGGGTACAGGCCGTCATGTTGGGTATTGGCGGAGCCTTGCCCATTTTAGCTGGTGTAACGACCCGGCCACCAAGATGGATTCAACGAATCGGCATGGAATGGTTTTATCGTTTAGCCCTGGAACCCCGTCGCTTATTCAAGCGCTATGCGGTTACGAATAGCTTATATATTTGGTATGTAGGGAGAAAGTGGGTAACAGGAGTTACTCAACAGCCTGCTTAA
- a CDS encoding RNA polymerase sigma factor, which yields MKKAVLADEQVIAQYQHTHASACLEILYKRYVDRVYHYCLTLIQDEEDAQDYTQEIFIKILTKLDTFQNRSKFSTWLFSISHHYCIDQIRLRKQIQPAVDTDTSANQLLLISEPMDSMEQQLQSLALAMTYLPADEANLLRLKYEQGLSIQQLSQQYYVTHSAIKMRLKRSREKLLALYQLAEN from the coding sequence ATGAAAAAGGCTGTGCTGGCCGATGAACAAGTGATTGCGCAGTATCAACATACGCATGCGTCTGCTTGTCTGGAAATTCTCTACAAACGCTACGTCGATCGGGTGTACCACTACTGCCTGACGCTGATTCAGGATGAAGAAGATGCGCAGGACTACACACAGGAGATTTTTATCAAAATCCTGACGAAGCTCGACACGTTTCAGAACCGCTCGAAATTTTCGACCTGGCTTTTTTCGATATCGCACCATTACTGCATCGATCAGATCCGGCTCCGAAAGCAGATCCAGCCAGCCGTCGATACCGATACATCGGCCAATCAGTTGCTACTGATCAGCGAACCGATGGACAGCATGGAACAGCAGTTGCAAAGCCTGGCCCTGGCCATGACCTACCTCCCCGCCGACGAAGCCAACCTCCTCCGGCTCAAATACGAACAGGGGCTGTCGATTCAGCAGCTATCGCAGCAGTATTACGTAACCCATAGCGCCATTAAAATGCGCCTGAAGCGCTCCCGCGAGAAACTGCTGGCGTTATATCAACTGGCGGAGAATTGA